One window of Oscillibacter hominis genomic DNA carries:
- a CDS encoding VirB4-like conjugal transfer ATPase, CD1110 family: MIKTLQNTLKQDKERFTVPRSVQDIIPIRRIWPDGVFQFGSKYSKTLRFSDINYAIASKEDKTAMFLSYSELLNALDTGSTTKITINNKRLDRRNFEQEILIPPKGDDLDGGRKEYNAMLLDKVTDSSNSVVQERYITLSVHKKNVEEARAFFDRTVHDASSRLNHMDSHCEELDAADRLHILHDFYRVGEESEFRFDLRENMKNGRSFKDAICPDSMEFKKDHFIMGGKYGRVLFLKEYASYIKDSMINELTSLNRSLMLSIDIIPVPTDEAVREMQNRLLGVETNVTNWQRRQNANNNFSAVVPYDLEQQRKETREMLDDLTTRDQRMMFAVVTLVHLADSKEELDSDTETLQSIARKHLCQLTTLNWQQADGLVTALPLGLRRIDALRTLTTEALAVLMPFKAQEIWDRGGVYYGQNAISKNLIVADRRQLLNGNAFILGVSGSGKSFSAKKEMVSLALSTDDDIIIIDPESEYRPLVEGLGGQVINISATSPNHINAMDMEQGYGDGENPVVLKSEFLLSLCEQLIGAGKLSAKEKSVIDRCTAQVYRDYIRSGYHGAVPTLQDFHAELLRQPEKEAQDVALAIELFTDGSLNTFAKPTNVDTNARILCYDIRDLGKQLLPVGMLVVLDSIFNRIIRNRGLKRNTWIYIDEIYLLFQHEYSANFLFTLWKRMRKYQACGTGISQNIEDLLQSHTARTMLANSEFLIMLNQAATDREELARLLNISDNQLSYITNVDSGRGLIKCGSAIVPFVDSFPRHTRLYQMMTTRPSDLAA; the protein is encoded by the coding sequence TTGATTAAAACTCTGCAAAATACACTGAAGCAGGACAAAGAAAGATTTACGGTTCCGAGATCTGTACAGGACATCATCCCCATCCGCCGCATCTGGCCGGATGGGGTCTTTCAATTTGGCAGCAAGTATTCTAAAACACTGCGTTTTAGCGACATCAATTATGCCATCGCCTCGAAAGAGGATAAGACAGCCATGTTTCTCAGCTATTCCGAGCTGCTGAACGCACTGGACACCGGCTCCACCACAAAAATCACCATCAACAATAAGCGCCTGGATCGGCGCAATTTTGAGCAGGAGATCCTCATCCCGCCCAAGGGCGATGATCTGGACGGCGGGCGCAAGGAATACAACGCCATGCTGCTGGATAAGGTGACGGACTCCTCCAACAGTGTGGTGCAGGAACGCTACATCACCCTGTCCGTCCACAAGAAAAATGTGGAGGAAGCCCGCGCATTTTTTGACCGCACGGTCCATGACGCCTCTTCCCGTCTGAACCACATGGACTCCCACTGCGAGGAACTGGACGCGGCAGACCGTCTCCACATCCTGCATGATTTCTACCGTGTGGGAGAGGAAAGCGAGTTTCGCTTTGACCTCCGGGAGAACATGAAAAATGGGCGCTCCTTCAAGGACGCCATCTGCCCGGACAGCATGGAATTCAAAAAGGATCACTTTATCATGGGCGGTAAATATGGCCGGGTGCTTTTTTTGAAGGAGTATGCCAGCTACATTAAGGATTCCATGATCAATGAGCTTACCAGCCTGAACCGAAGTCTTATGCTGTCCATTGATATCATCCCTGTCCCTACCGATGAGGCGGTACGGGAGATGCAGAACCGCCTGCTGGGTGTGGAAACCAATGTGACCAACTGGCAGCGCCGGCAGAACGCTAACAATAACTTTTCTGCCGTTGTACCTTACGATCTGGAGCAGCAGCGCAAGGAGACCCGTGAGATGCTGGACGATCTCACTACCCGTGATCAGCGGATGATGTTTGCCGTGGTGACGCTGGTGCATCTGGCAGACAGCAAGGAAGAGCTGGACAGTGATACGGAAACGCTCCAGTCCATTGCCCGCAAGCACCTCTGTCAGCTTACGACACTGAACTGGCAGCAGGCGGACGGGCTGGTGACGGCGCTGCCGCTGGGCCTGCGCCGCATCGATGCCCTGCGCACGCTCACCACCGAGGCGCTGGCTGTTCTCATGCCCTTTAAGGCCCAGGAGATCTGGGATCGTGGCGGTGTGTACTACGGGCAGAACGCCATCAGCAAAAATCTCATCGTGGCGGACCGCAGGCAGCTTCTCAACGGCAACGCATTCATTCTGGGCGTCTCCGGCTCCGGTAAATCCTTCAGCGCCAAGAAGGAAATGGTGTCACTGGCATTGTCTACCGACGATGATATTATCATCATCGACCCTGAATCCGAGTACCGCCCGCTGGTAGAAGGGCTGGGCGGTCAGGTCATCAATATCTCCGCCACCTCACCCAACCATATCAACGCCATGGATATGGAGCAGGGCTATGGGGATGGAGAGAACCCCGTGGTGCTGAAATCCGAGTTCCTGCTTTCCCTCTGTGAACAGCTCATTGGGGCGGGCAAGCTGTCTGCCAAGGAAAAGTCCGTCATCGACCGTTGCACCGCGCAGGTGTACCGGGACTATATCCGCAGCGGCTATCACGGCGCGGTCCCCACCTTGCAGGACTTTCACGCGGAGCTGCTCCGCCAGCCAGAAAAGGAAGCACAGGATGTGGCGCTGGCCATTGAGTTGTTTACGGACGGCAGTCTCAACACCTTTGCCAAGCCCACCAATGTGGACACCAATGCCCGTATCCTCTGCTACGATATCCGGGATCTGGGCAAGCAGCTTCTGCCGGTGGGGATGCTGGTGGTGCTGGACAGCATCTTCAACCGCATCATCCGCAACCGTGGGCTGAAGCGCAACACCTGGATCTATATTGATGAGATCTATCTGCTGTTCCAGCATGAGTACAGCGCCAATTTCCTCTTCACCCTGTGGAAACGTATGAGAAAGTATCAGGCTTGCGGAACGGGGATCAGCCAGAATATCGAGGACCTGCTGCAGTCCCACACGGCCCGCACCATGCTGGCAAACAGTGAATTCCTCATCATGCTGAACCAAGCGGCCACAGATCGGGAGGAGCTGGCGCGCCTGCTGAACATCTCGGATAATCAGCTCTCCTATATCACTAATGTGGACTCCGGTCGGGGACTCATCAAATGTGGCAGCGCCATCGTGCCCTTCGTGGACAGTTTTCCCCGCCACACCAGGCTGTATCAGATGATGACGACCCGCCCCTCCGACCTTGCCGCTTGA
- a CDS encoding NlpC/P60 family protein — protein MEKVKEKPALSQRVKEKAVSTPRELLRKGLDDGSERLRTQLRDTAQHGQADEYGGDAIEDTAASGLHRAEKELTRQRKKKPQEQAPEGGTPAADGTVQKPSAIKGKDTTSAGPQTQTAAEHGRQQARQNAAQKAAKVKTKDIYIGAQTETQVTVAADPQRQGQRVFMEERGRKAAQWQAEQKRAVSRRQVKTAQALRSDGGGSAIPDRKRSAQAPRIKERTMSSLPKSARKDHLAVERDIVSASPHSRKMADTAKTLESAQKQAAMLQSNAHAAREAAVQTTRYQQAAKAVQATAQKASQAAGRALRAILSAARSLAAAMMAGGSTVLSMVLVICLIGLLVASPFGIFFSGEDSGTRYTMPEAVTMLNTEFTDRIEQIKAENPHDELDMDNAGSAAMISNWRDVLAVYAVRTTTDASSPDEVATLTEEKLDILRQIFWDMNAISYWVETISGDKDESDTVILHITVTVKDHLQMADEYRFNAEQHKLLEELMQPEYQELFAALTGSYQDIELSPDEVAKIMENLPADLSEARREVVLTAYQLLGRVHYFWGGKSLVIGWDSRWGMPMEVTAEGSSTTGTVRPFGLDCSGMVDWVFYNQSGGQYVIGHGGGATAQHSYCTPIAWSDAQPGDLVFYPGDSHVGIVCGFDSGGNIMIIHCASGANNVVVTGKEGFTAVSRPFYYSK, from the coding sequence ATGGAGAAGGTCAAGGAAAAGCCCGCGCTTTCACAGCGCGTTAAAGAAAAGGCGGTATCGACACCCAGAGAACTGCTGCGCAAAGGCTTAGACGACGGCTCTGAGCGGCTGCGGACGCAGCTGCGGGATACGGCCCAGCACGGGCAGGCAGACGAGTACGGCGGCGACGCCATTGAGGACACCGCCGCCAGCGGCCTGCACCGCGCCGAAAAGGAACTCACCCGGCAGCGGAAGAAGAAACCGCAGGAGCAGGCGCCAGAGGGCGGCACTCCTGCTGCCGATGGCACAGTGCAGAAGCCTTCTGCTATCAAGGGAAAAGATACCACTTCTGCCGGGCCGCAGACGCAGACCGCTGCGGAGCATGGACGGCAGCAGGCACGTCAGAACGCCGCACAAAAAGCCGCCAAGGTCAAGACAAAAGATATCTATATCGGCGCACAAACAGAGACACAGGTCACAGTGGCAGCAGATCCGCAGCGGCAGGGACAGAGAGTATTCATGGAGGAACGCGGGCGCAAAGCCGCCCAATGGCAGGCAGAACAAAAAAGAGCCGTATCGCGCCGCCAGGTCAAGACGGCACAAGCCTTGCGTTCAGATGGGGGCGGCAGCGCCATACCCGACAGGAAACGTTCAGCACAGGCTCCTCGCATCAAAGAGCGGACGATGAGCAGCTTGCCCAAATCGGCGCGGAAGGACCACTTGGCGGTGGAACGTGACATCGTCTCCGCTTCACCGCATTCCCGGAAGATGGCTGATACAGCGAAAACTTTGGAGTCCGCACAGAAGCAGGCGGCCATGCTGCAAAGCAACGCCCATGCCGCACGGGAAGCAGCGGTGCAGACAACGCGGTATCAGCAAGCCGCGAAAGCGGTGCAGGCCACGGCGCAGAAAGCATCCCAGGCGGCAGGACGGGCGCTGCGGGCCATCCTGTCCGCCGCCAGAAGTCTTGCGGCGGCGATGATGGCTGGCGGCAGTACGGTCCTCTCGATGGTGTTAGTTATCTGCCTGATCGGACTCCTGGTCGCGTCACCGTTTGGGATATTCTTTTCCGGCGAGGACAGCGGCACCAGATATACGATGCCGGAGGCTGTGACTATGCTGAATACAGAGTTTACAGACCGCATCGAGCAGATCAAGGCGGAGAATCCGCATGATGAATTGGATATGGACAACGCGGGCAGCGCCGCCATGATCTCTAACTGGCGGGATGTGCTGGCTGTTTATGCTGTGCGGACAACGACAGATGCATCGTCGCCGGACGAGGTGGCGACGCTGACGGAAGAAAAGCTGGATATTCTGCGGCAGATTTTCTGGGATATGAACGCCATCTCTTATTGGGTGGAAACCATCTCAGGCGACAAGGATGAAAGCGATACCGTCATCCTGCACATCACTGTCACAGTCAAGGATCATCTGCAAATGGCGGACGAGTATCGGTTCAACGCCGAGCAGCACAAGCTGTTGGAGGAACTGATGCAGCCGGAGTATCAGGAACTGTTCGCGGCGCTCACCGGTAGCTACCAGGACATTGAGCTGAGTCCCGACGAGGTAGCGAAGATCATGGAAAACCTCCCCGCCGATCTCAGCGAGGCCCGCAGAGAAGTTGTGCTGACAGCATATCAGCTCTTGGGCAGAGTCCATTATTTTTGGGGAGGAAAATCTTTGGTAATCGGCTGGGACTCCCGCTGGGGAATGCCGATGGAGGTCACAGCCGAGGGCAGCTCCACCACCGGCACTGTGCGGCCCTTCGGACTGGATTGTTCGGGAATGGTGGATTGGGTATTCTACAACCAGAGCGGCGGACAATACGTCATTGGGCATGGCGGCGGGGCCACTGCGCAGCACAGCTACTGTACGCCTATTGCTTGGAGTGACGCCCAGCCGGGAGACCTTGTCTTTTATCCGGGTGACAGCCATGTCGGCATTGTTTGCGGCTTTGACAGCGGCGGTAATATCATGATCATCCACTGCGCCAGTGGCGCGAACAATGTGGTGGTTACCGGCAAGGAAGGATTTACTGCCGTTAGCAGACCATTTTACTACAGTAAATAG
- a CDS encoding S-layer homology domain-containing protein has protein sequence MNIIPGGVNVPGSTTGGSTTGGSTTGGSTTGGSTTGGSTTGGSTTGGSTTGGSTTGGSTTGGSTTGGSTTGGSTTGGSTTGGSTTGGSTTGGSTTGGSTTGGSTTGGSTTGGSTTGGSTTGGSTTGGSTTGGSTTGGSTTGGGTTGGGTTGGGTTGGGTTGGGSTGGGGSSSGGGSSSSTRRYDVSAPSVKHGDVTVDPKNAKAGDTVTITVKPDSGYELDTLTVKDASGSKIKVKDKGNGKFTFTMPASKVTVSAEFAEIKAMDFVDVPSSAYYYDAVKWAAKESITGGIGGGLFGPDQPCTRAHIVTFLWRAAGSPEPKSTVSFADVPADSYYAKAVAWAVENGITLGTGDGTFSPDATCTRAQSVTFLYRALGTAPSTANGFTDVATDAFYADAVAWAVENGVTNGTTDSTFSPDNGCTRAQIVTFLFRAYQGK, from the coding sequence GTGAATATCATTCCCGGCGGAGTGAATGTGCCTGGCAGCACGACCGGTGGCAGCACGACCGGCGGCAGCACTACCGGCGGCAGCACTACCGGCGGCAGCACTACCGGTGGCAGCACGACCGGTGGCAGCACTACTGGTGGCAGCACTACCGGCGGCAGCACTACTGGCGGCAGCACTACCGGCGGCAGCACTACCGGCGGCAGCACTACCGGTGGCAGCACTACTGGTGGCAGCACTACCGGTGGCAGCACTACTGGTGGCAGCACGACCGGCGGCAGCACTACCGGCGGCAGCACGACCGGCGGCAGCACTACCGGTGGCAGCACTACCGGCGGCAGCACTACCGGCGGCAGCACTACCGGCGGCAGCACTACCGGCGGCAGCACGACCGGCGGCAGCACGACCGGTGGCAGCACGACCGGCGGCGGCACGACCGGCGGCGGCACGACCGGCGGCGGCACGACCGGCGGCGGCACGACCGGCGGCGGCAGCACCGGCGGTGGCGGCAGCAGCTCCGGAGGCGGTTCCAGTTCTTCCACCAGACGCTATGACGTCTCCGCGCCCTCTGTCAAGCACGGCGATGTGACCGTTGACCCCAAGAACGCCAAGGCGGGCGATACCGTGACCATCACCGTCAAGCCCGACAGCGGCTATGAGCTGGACACCCTGACCGTGAAGGACGCCAGCGGTAGCAAGATCAAGGTGAAGGACAAGGGCAACGGCAAGTTTACCTTTACCATGCCCGCCTCCAAGGTGACGGTTTCCGCTGAATTCGCTGAGATCAAGGCCATGGACTTCGTGGACGTTCCCTCCAGCGCCTATTACTATGACGCTGTGAAGTGGGCCGCTAAGGAGAGCATCACCGGCGGTATCGGCGGTGGTCTGTTTGGCCCCGACCAGCCCTGCACTCGCGCTCACATTGTGACCTTCCTGTGGCGCGCCGCTGGCTCTCCCGAGCCTAAGAGCACGGTTAGCTTCGCGGATGTTCCCGCAGACAGCTACTACGCCAAGGCTGTGGCCTGGGCTGTGGAGAATGGCATCACGCTGGGTACCGGTGACGGCACCTTCAGCCCCGATGCCACCTGCACCCGCGCCCAGAGTGTGACGTTCCTGTACCGCGCGCTGGGCACCGCGCCCAGCACGGCGAACGGCTTCACCGATGTGGCGACTGATGCTTTCTATGCTGATGCAGTGGCCTGGGCTGTGGAAAACGGCGTGACCAACGGCACGACGGACTCTACGTTCAGCCCCGACAACGGCTGCACTCGCGCCCAGATCGTGACCTTCCTGTTCCGTGCCTATCAGGGCAAGTAA